A single region of the Gasterosteus aculeatus chromosome 1, fGasAcu3.hap1.1, whole genome shotgun sequence genome encodes:
- the LOC120827951 gene encoding uncharacterized protein LOC120827951 isoform X2, with amino-acid sequence MNAHGWLLLSALRLMRVSSNDEPNVLNSSQAYSDVCKKQTRSAHLGSSVLLPCILPPNNVDWVTWAHGPEAHLVHLKSEGRIKFLDHRFGRLKAFPNQGSLGNYSLRIDELRGSDLGRYRCSQGRSGCVEVELLAEKGAASGEETVLIHTCVGVAAFALLCIAGYCCMKCMSCCCDRTEDNTNNPGDEIPEVVKAPQEGTSRGPTGQQQSDRPDPDRRAPTRDTGGVHPGQLEGGGSQRAKQGFHRELFNRLRNASMGRQYYANQSEIWKQQQATSTQADNPSSAAAAVEARFGKKKKAKKNGEIRNPIYNQSTEQLNLL; translated from the exons ATGAACGCTCACGGGTGGCTTCTCCTCTCGGCCCTGCGCTTAATGCGCGTGTCTTCAAATG ACGAGCCGAACGTCCTAAACTCCTCTCAGGCGTATTCCGACGTTTGTAAGAAGCAGACTCGCTCTGCCCATCTCGGCTCCTCCGTGCTCCTCCCGTGCATCTTGCCACCAAACAATGTGGACTGGGTGACGTGGGCCCACGGGCCCGAGGCGCACCTGGTCCACCTCAAATCTGAGGGTCGCATCAAGTTCCTGGACCACAGGTTTGGTCGCCTGAAGGCCTTTCCGAACCAGGGCTCGCTGGGGAACTACTCCCTCCGCATCGACGAGCTTCGGGGCTCCGACCTGGGCCGTTATCGCTGCTCGCAGGGACGAAGTGGCTGTGTGGAAGTGGAGCTGCTCGCTgagaaag GCGCTGCGAGCGGAGAGGAGACGGTGCTGATCCACACCTGCGTTGGCGTGGCTGCTTTCGCCCTGCTGTGCATCGCTGGCTACTGTTGCATGAAGTGCATGT cgTGCTGTTGCGACAGAACAGAGGACAATACAAACAACCCTGGAGATGAGATTCCTGAAG TCGTCAAGGCTCCGCAAGAGGGAACAAGCAGAGGGCCGACAGGTCAACAGCAGAGcg ATCGGCCCGATCCAGACAGGCGTGCGCCCACCCGGGACACCGGCGGTGTTCACCCGGGCCagttggaggggggaggaagtcagagagcaaaacaagggtTTCACCGAG AGCTCTTCAACAGATTACGGAATGCAAGTATGGGTCGGCAGTATTACG CTAACCAAAGTGAAATATGGAAGCAACAACAAGCCACGTCCACTCAGGCAGACAATCCTAGCAGCG cggcagcagcagttgAGGCACGTtttggaaagaagaagaaagccaaGAAAA ATGGTGAAATCCGAAACCCGATTTACAACCAGAGCACAGAGCAGCTCAACCTCCTGTAG
- the LOC120827951 gene encoding uncharacterized protein LOC120827951 isoform X1 gives MNAHGWLLLSALRLMRVSSNDEPNVLNSSQAYSDVCKKQTRSAHLGSSVLLPCILPPNNVDWVTWAHGPEAHLVHLKSEGRIKFLDHRFGRLKAFPNQGSLGNYSLRIDELRGSDLGRYRCSQGRSGCVEVELLAEKGAASGEETVLIHTCVGVAAFALLCIAGYCCMKCMSCCCDRTEDNTNNPGDEIPEVVKAPQEGTSRGPTGQQQSGEGDNHLVYENDDQDPSNLQDHFNRNYCHPIDRPDPDRRAPTRDTGGVHPGQLEGGGSQRAKQGFHRELFNRLRNASMGRQYYANQSEIWKQQQATSTQADNPSSAAAAVEARFGKKKKAKKNGEIRNPIYNQSTEQLNLL, from the exons ATGAACGCTCACGGGTGGCTTCTCCTCTCGGCCCTGCGCTTAATGCGCGTGTCTTCAAATG ACGAGCCGAACGTCCTAAACTCCTCTCAGGCGTATTCCGACGTTTGTAAGAAGCAGACTCGCTCTGCCCATCTCGGCTCCTCCGTGCTCCTCCCGTGCATCTTGCCACCAAACAATGTGGACTGGGTGACGTGGGCCCACGGGCCCGAGGCGCACCTGGTCCACCTCAAATCTGAGGGTCGCATCAAGTTCCTGGACCACAGGTTTGGTCGCCTGAAGGCCTTTCCGAACCAGGGCTCGCTGGGGAACTACTCCCTCCGCATCGACGAGCTTCGGGGCTCCGACCTGGGCCGTTATCGCTGCTCGCAGGGACGAAGTGGCTGTGTGGAAGTGGAGCTGCTCGCTgagaaag GCGCTGCGAGCGGAGAGGAGACGGTGCTGATCCACACCTGCGTTGGCGTGGCTGCTTTCGCCCTGCTGTGCATCGCTGGCTACTGTTGCATGAAGTGCATGT cgTGCTGTTGCGACAGAACAGAGGACAATACAAACAACCCTGGAGATGAGATTCCTGAAG TCGTCAAGGCTCCGCAAGAGGGAACAAGCAGAGGGCCGACAGGTCAACAGCAGAGcg GTGAGGGCGACAACCATCTTGTTTATG AAAACGACGACCAAGACCCGTCCAACCTGCAGGATCACTTCAACAGGAATTACTGCCATCCAATAGATCGGCCCGATCCAGACAGGCGTGCGCCCACCCGGGACACCGGCGGTGTTCACCCGGGCCagttggaggggggaggaagtcagagagcaaaacaagggtTTCACCGAG AGCTCTTCAACAGATTACGGAATGCAAGTATGGGTCGGCAGTATTACG CTAACCAAAGTGAAATATGGAAGCAACAACAAGCCACGTCCACTCAGGCAGACAATCCTAGCAGCG cggcagcagcagttgAGGCACGTtttggaaagaagaagaaagccaaGAAAA ATGGTGAAATCCGAAACCCGATTTACAACCAGAGCACAGAGCAGCTCAACCTCCTGTAG
- the LOC120827939 gene encoding P2X purinoceptor 5-like, whose translation MLFQVLDSAAKAPPGGHVARLLRHHSHFVVGVEVCGSLCHSASLCIHRHITSQSSCRMAGSCSQGCLFSFFEYKTAEYVATKNKTVGVLYRLLQLLIISYIIGWVFVSRKSYQETDEAVQSSVVTKVKGVSVTNTTDSGLLLWGPEDYVIPPQGEDVLFVVTNFLETPNQMLGYCAESVKVLDGRCRGDDDCEEGKMVTAGNGIMSGRCLTKGGNSTGSCEVFSWCPIEKEYKHQDPLLTNAENFTIYIKNFIHYSKFNFSKSNVLQTTNKSYLKGCRYDEELHPYCPIFRLGDITRRAGHNFQDVATLGGSIGIMIEWNCDLDKGASNCNPQYSFTRLDVTDSNDAIEAGFNFRHTRYFKTDAGESYRSLFKVYGIRFNIMVHGKAGKFSIIPTLLNVASGMTLTGAGAFLCDIVFFYLKKRSDSYQARKSKRSKNEETASEENRVEDGEEQDNLTL comes from the exons ATGTTGTTTCAGGTGTTGGATTCTGCTGCTAAAGCGCCACCTGGTGGCCACGTGGCGCGCTTACTACGGCATCACTCCCACTTTGTGGTGGGTGTAGAAGTGTGTGGTTCATTATGCCACTCAGCTTCATTGTGCATCCACCGTCACATCACATCTCAGTCCAGTTGCAGGATGGCCGGGAGCTGCTCCCAAGGatgcttgttttcctttttcgaATACAAAACGGCAGAATACGTCGCCACCAAAAATAAGACAGTTGGAGTTTTGTACAGACTTCTTCAGTTGTTAATCATCAGTTACATTATCGG GTGGGTCTTTGTAAGCCGGAAGAGCTACCAGGAGACGGACGAGGCCGTCCAGAGCTCCGTCGTCACTAAAGTGAAGGGAGTCTCGGTGACTAACACCACGGACTCCGGTCTCCTGTTGTGGGGCCCCGAGGACTACGTCATTCCACCACAG GGGGAAGATGTTCTGTTTGTTGTAACCAATTTCTTGGAGACGCCGAACCAGATGCTGGGATACTGTGCTGAG AGCGTCAAAGTGCTCGATGGTCGATGTCGAGGCGACGATGACTGTGAGGAGGGGAAGATGGTGACGGCTGGCAACG GGATCATGAGCGGCCGATGCTTGACAAAAGGTGGAAACTCTACTGGTTCCTGTGAAGTCTTCAGCTGGTGTCCCATCGAGAAAGAATACAAACACCA AGACCCGCTGCTGACAAATGCTGAAAACTTCACCATCTACATCAAGAATTTCATCCATTACTCCAAGTTCAACTTTTCTAA GTCCAACGTTTTACAAACCACCAACAAGTCCTATCTGAAGGGATGCCGATATGACGAGGAGCTCCACCCCTACTGCCCCATCTTTCGCCTGGGCGACATCACCAGACGAGCTGGACACAACTTCCAGGACGTGGCCACACTT GGTGGCTCCATCGGCATAATGATCGAGTGGAACTGTGACCTCGACAAAGGCGCCTCCAACTGCAATCCACAGTACAGCTTCACCCGCCTGGACGTCACCGACTCCAACGACGCCATCGAGGCAGGGTTCAACTTCAG ACACACTCGCTATTTTAAAACTGACGCCGGTGAGAGCTATCGATCTCTATTCAAAGTCTACGGCATCCGATTTAACATCATGGTGCACGGAAAG GCCGGGAAGTTCAGCATCATCCCAACACTCCTAAACGTTGCTTCGGGAATGACTTTGACGGGTGCC GGGGCTTTCTTGTGTGACATTGTCTTTTTCTATCTAAAGAAGAGGAGCGACTCATATCAAGCGAGGAAGTCCAAAAGATCCAA AAATGAGGAGACAGCTTCTGAAGAGAACCGtgtggaggacggagaggagcaGGACAATCTGACtttgtag
- the LOC120822796 gene encoding lymphocyte antigen 6D gives MKVLLPTLLLLLLCSAQVLTLRCYTCRDESDGICKEATDCPTSSHFCKTFESDAQFSRTCEDFCVEGQHTTCCSSDLCP, from the exons ATGAAGGTCCTGCTccccacgctgctgctgctgctgctgtgcagcgCCCAAG TGCTCACGCTCAGGTGCTACACCTGCAGAGACGAGAGTGACGGCATCTGCAAGGAGGCGACGGACTGCCCGACGTCATCCCACTTCTGCAAGACGTTTGAGAGCG ACGCTCAATTTTCTCGAACTTGTGAGGACTTCTGTGTCGAGGGACAACACacgacctgctgcagcagcgacctTTGCCCTTGA